The window AAACTTGGCTAGTATCTCTTTTAAAAATCAAGAAGGAGCTTATTTAGCAGGCGTTGCAGCTGCCTACACCACAAAAAGCCACACAGTGGGACTTATTTTAGGACAAGACAGTAAAGAAATGGATTCCTTTAAAGCTGGTTTTACTCAAGGTGTTGCAGCTACTAGCCGTAAACTTCACAAGCATATTAAAGTATTAACCCAAACTGTAGGTAACTTTTCGGATGCTAATAAAGCTCATGATATTGCCCAGGAAATGTACAGCAAGAAAGCTGATATAATCTTTCAAGCTGCAGGCAAAAGCGGTCAAGGCGTCTTTAAGGCTGCCAAAGAAGTCAATCAAGCCAATCCGGTAGGACAAAAAGTTTGGGTTATTGGTTCAGATGAGGATCAAACAAAACTTGGAAATTACCAGGCAAAAGGCGGTCAACCAGCTAATTTTACCCTTACCTCTGTAATCAAAAGCGCAGATGTAGCTGTTGAAGATCTTGCTAATCAAACTGCTAAGGGTGATTTTCCTGGTGGAAAGAACTTAAATTACGGTCTTAAAAACAAGGGTATTTCTCTAGTACAAGGTAATTTATCTTATCACACCTGGATCAAAGTTCAGAAAGCTAAGCAGAAAATTATTGATGGTAAAATCAAAATAATGGTTGATCGCTAAAAAAGCTGTAGCATATATAAGTTCAGCACAAAAAAGTCATATTAACTTCTGGCAAAAAGTTACTTGTGGCTTTTTTTCTTTACTCTTGTTTCTCCATTAGTACTCATATTACAAAACACACTATAATATAGTTGTATAGATACAAAGAAAGCGTGTTTAAGATGGCTAATGAAAGTAAAATAGTAACTCTAAAAAATGGTTATCATGTATGGACTCGTAAAGAAGGACATGGTCCGATTAAGATTTTACTTCTGCACGGTGGTCCCGGTATGGATCATGAATATCTTGAGCCTTTTTCCGATTACATTAAAATACATCCTGAGATAGAAATTATCTATTATGATCAATTGGGATCATACTTTTCAGATCAACCTAATGATCCAAAGCTATGGACAATTCCTCGTTTTATAGAAGAAATAGAAGAAGTTCGTAAAGCATGGAATCTAGATCAATTTTATTTATACGGTCAATCATTTGGCGGATTATTTGCTTTAGAATATGCCGCTTCTAAATATGGTAAACATGTGAAAGCCCTAATTGATTCAAACATGGTCGATTCATATCAAGATTACGCAAAATATATTAATAAGTACCGCGAATCAATGGATCCTGCTGATGTTTCATATATGAAGAAGCAAGAAGAACAACACAACTATAATGATCCTCATTATCAAGAATTATTGATGAAACTATATCACCGCTGCATTTGTAGAATATCCCCATGGCCAGATGCCGTGCAAAGAACTTTTGACCATATGAATGAGCAAGTTTATGTCACCCTACAAGGACCAACGGAATTTAACATTACTGGTTCATGTAAAAATTGGACAATTCGGGATCGTTTATCCAAAATTACGATGCCTACTCTTGTATTAGGAGGAAAATATGACAGCATGAATCCAGATGACATTAAAGCTTTGGCCGATAGATTACCTAATGGCACAGCTCATATATGTCCTAATGGAAGCCACTTTTCTATCTTCGATGATCAAGAAGATTATTTTAATGCTATTACCAACTTTATTACATCAGTAGAAAAAGAATAAGAAAAAACTAGAGCTTACAAATTTAAGCTCTAGTTTTTTGTGCTATGACGATGTTATGGTAATTGTTCTGGGCTATTGAAAAATAGACTTACTGCCAATCTTCTCACATTTATCCATTTTTGGTTTCTTCTAGTAGGATTTACTCGATTAGTTAAACAAATAAAGAAAGTAGAATGATCTAAATCAAGTGCAATTGATGTTCCAGTAAATCCAGTATGCCATAAAGTTTTACTATTTTTATTCCATCTTTGCCACCCTAAAGTTCTACCCATAAAGTTATATTTAAATAGTACATTAATTATATCAGATGGAATTATCGTTTTGTCTTTATACCTTCCTTTTTGAAGATACATTATGCAGAACTTTTTTAGATCCCCAATTGTAGAAAATAATCCTGCATTACCTGAAACTCCATTTAACATATAAGCTGTTTCATCATGAACTTCGCCCTGAATCAATCCTCTTTGATCCGTCTTTTCTGTTGGTACAAAATCCTGTTTATTTTTATTTAAACAATATCCTGTACTATTCATTTTTAAAGGTTCAAAGACATGGACCTTTAAGCTTTCATCAAGAGACTCTTTATCCACTTTTTCAATAATCATCCCTAGCAAAATAAAATTAAGATCAGAATATATCATATCTGTTCCAGTTGGATAAATAAGTTTCTGTTTAAAAATAGCATCTATCACTTCATCTTTATTTGCATATGAATATACATTGGATAAATCAGCAGCCAATCCAGAATTATGAAGCAAAAGATTCTTAATAGTAATATCTGGATAACTAATTTGTGGAAAATATTTACTTACTTTATCATCTAAATCAATAATTTTCTTCCCCAATAATTGAAGTATACGACTTGTTACACCAACAACTTTAGTTAGCGATGCTAAGTCATAAACATCGCCATCTTTTAACGGTATTTCCTTGTCATAAGTTTTGTACCCTAAAAAACTAGTTTCTACTATTTTATTTTTTATATCTTCTAAGGCATAGCTTATCCCGGGCGTAGCACAATCAGTTATTGCTTGTTTCATTAATATAGATATTTCATTAGTATTTTTCATTTATATTTCTCCAAAATTAAAGCCCACTATAACTTTTCTAGCTATAGTGGGCTTCCTATTAAACACTAAGCATTTTCTTTTGCTAATCTCTTAAACTTATTCAGCGTATCAAAAAGTGCAATTATCTTTGTGCTTATAGTTGTTTTTAAAGAACTAGATTCAACCGATAAATTATTGTCAGTTAAATTAATTGCTTCAACATTATTACCTTTTGAAGCTTCTGTATTAGTAGATTTACTTGCGCTGTCTTTAGCTTCCTTTTCTAGTTGTTTCTTATCCCAAACTTTAAAGAATGGATAGTAAATAACAATAGAAATAATGACGTTAATAATAGATAAAACAGCAGCACGCCAATCAAATCCAGTTGCCATATAAGCCCCAATTGGTCCTGGTAAAGTCCATGGAACCAAAGCGATAGTACGTGATACTAAATGAAGAGCCATTGCAAAGTATGTCAAAGCACCAGTTACCATAGGTGTTACAACAAATGGAATTGCAAAGTATGGGTTTAAAACAATTGGTAAACCAAAAATAATAGGTTCATTAATGTTGAAAATACTTGGAATAATAACTGCCTTACCTAAGGTCTTACCAAATGAAGACTTAGACATAAAGGCTAACAAAATACATAGACCTAAGATAGTACCTGAACCACCAATATAAACAAACCATTGGAAGAATTGTTCAGTCATAAATCTTGGAGCATTAGCAGCGCTCACGCCATGTGCAATTGATGCCATGTTTGCATCTAGGTTCTTGTACCAGTATGGATAAATTGGAGTCGAAGTAATAGCACCATGGATACCAAATAACCAAAATAGTGAGTTAAAGAATGGTGGAATAACTGATGAAATAAAGTTATCTTTACCAAAGTTAGACAATGGTGACAATATTGCCAAAAGTCCTGCATTCAAGTCAAAATGCAATACTTCTTTAATTACCCAAGCTAAAATAATAATTACTGAAGCTGGTACCAAAGAAACAAATGAATTAGAAACTGCAGGTGGAACACCATCCGGCATCTTAATAACTAAATTCTTCTCTTTAAACCAACGAATAATTTCAACTGATATCATTGAAACTAACATTGCAGTAAACAAACCTTGTGCACCAAAATTGGTTGAAGGAAGAACTGTTCCAGCTAACATGCCAGATAATTTAGCTGCTTTAGCTGTTAAAGTACCTGGACTTACAGCTAATATAAAGAATGCCATCGTTGCAACAGTAGCTGAAGAATTTCTATCCAGTTGATAGTGCTCAGCCAATGCAGCAGCCATCGCATAGCATGAATACAAGGCCATCATACCAATAGAAAAAGTAACTGGTACTTGCAATGCAGGTAAATATGGAGTAATAAACTTTTTCCAACTATCTATTGGAAATTGAGAAATAATTGTAAAGAATGAACCGACAATAGCTACGGGAATAATAACTGCCATCCCATCTCTAATTGCCACAAAATAGCGATTACCCGCTAGTTTCGACATTTTAGAGGTGATTTTTGCGGCATTAAACTTAGCCATATTAATACCTCCCGATATATGAAACAAAAGTTAATATAACGTATGAATGAATACGCTATCACTTCTGGCTTTAATATAGCACTATTTTTCAGAAAATGAAATATTTTTTCTTAATTATGTTTATTTTATGCATTTTTAGATATTTTGTGAAATATTTTTTCAAGTTTTATTGAATAGTTACATAAAAAAAGTTACTATGAAATCGCATACAGTATTAGTAAAAAGTGCTTAGGAGGTTTCTCATGAGCTATGTAATCGGAATTGATAGTGGCGGTACCCACATAACGGCTACCGCTTATAAAGATAATATTGCAATTGCTACCACTACTGCTGGTCCAGGAAATATATTTCTGGATCCACAGCAAACCATTAAGAATTTAATTAACGTTATTACTGAAATTTCAGAAAAGTTATCATCAAATACTTGTAACTTAATTTTGATTGGAATTGCCGGACTAGAAAGTGCTGATAATCCACAGCCTTATTTAGATAAAATAAACGATCACTTCAAGTCATTAACTAAAAATATTATTTTTATAAGTGATGCCAAACTGGCTTTAATAAATGGTCTTGAAGGAAAAGATGGATTTTTAGCAATTGCCGGTACTGGATCAATTGTATATGGAAAACAAAAGAATAAATATTTACGTGCTGGCGGTTGGGGATATTTATTAGATGATATTGGTTCTGGCTATCGCATCTCCCAAGAAGCAGTTACCACCGCATTAGAAAAAATGGATCGAGGAGAAAATTCTTCTTTAACACCTGCTATTCTTGAATACTTTAAGGCGGACAATTTAAAAAATATAGTTAGTGAATATTACAAACTTAATCGTACAGAAATAGCAGCTTTTTCATTAAAGCTTGCTCAAGAAGCCGATCGGCAAAATGATGAAGCAATTATGATCTTACAACATCAGGCCGACTTATTAGCTGATGAAATTATTCACTTAATTGAACGTTATCCTCAAGAAAGTATTTCTCTAAATCTTGCCTTATCAGGATCCGTTTTAGTCAATAACCTTATTATTCAGAAAGAAATCGCATCAAAAGTAAAACATGTTTATCCTACTATAAAAATTATGGTTTCTGACAGAAGTAATACAGCAGCAGTCAATTATATTCAGTAAAGGAAGTAGTTAAGTATGACAATGAGAAATTTAGGCCTGTCAATCTATCCAGACCATAGTAATTACGATGACAATGTTCAATACCTTGAGCTTGGACATAAATATGGCTTTAAGCGTATTTTTATGAGTATGCTCGAAGTACAAGGAAGCGTAGAAGAAACTAAAGAAAAATACAAAAAGATAATCTCAATGGGAAACAGATTGGGATATCAAACGTTTCTGGATGTTTCACCACGTATTTTTAAAGATTTAAAAATTGATTATCATGATCTATCCTTTTTCCATGATATTGGGGCAACTGGATTACGATTAGACCAAGCATTTGATGGAGCAACTGAAGCTCTAATGTCTTACAATCCTTATAATTTAATTATTGAATTAAATATGAGTAATAATGTGGACTACTTAAATAACATTATTTCTTACCAAGCAAACACGCCATATATCTATGGTTGCCACAATTTTTATCCACAAAAAGGCACCGCTCTTCCTTATGATTTCTTTGTAGAATGTTCAAAACGCTTCAAAAAATTTAACATTCACACAGCTGCATTTGTTACGAGCCAAGTTGGAAAAATGGGACCATGGAATGTCACAGATGGCTTACCAACACTTGAAGAAGATCGTTACCTTCCAATTCAAGTTCAAGCAAAGCAGCTGTGGGCAACTGGATTAATTGACGATGTTATCATAGGTAACGCTTATGCATCTGGGGAAGAACTAAAAGCATTGTCTGAAGTTAATCCATATCAATTAGTTTTACATGTAAACTATGTTCCAAAGATAAACGACATTGAAAAGACAATTGTTGAAAAACCACAACATTTCCGTAGAGGCGACATGAATAGTATCGTTATTCGGTCAACAATGCCACGTGTAACTTATAAAGACATCCCTAACCCAGCTCACGATAATGAACAAGAATTTAAACGCGGGGATGTTTTAATTGGAAATGATAGCTTTGGAATATATAAAAATGAACTACAAATTGTATTAAAGCCACACATGGAATCAAGAAAAAATAAAGTCGGAGAAATTTCAAAAGATGAATTATTCTTATTAGACTTTATCAAACCGTGGACTAAGTTTAAGCTGTCATCAAAATAAAATGAGTACCATAATAACATCCACACTTTACTCTCCGCATTTAAAATTAGATTGGAACTATGATATCTATCTTCCAGATCAAGTTAATGTCCAGCAAAAGTATCCATTGCTTTTAATGCTCCATGGATTATATGGAAATCATACTAATTTTTTAGATACTAATCGTATTGACTCAAAAAATATCCTAGATAACCTAATGCGCAATACCAAAAAGAAAATTATCGTAGCTTTTGTAGACGGGTTTAATAGCTTCTACATCAACTCTCCATATGGTTTCAAAATGGAAACAGCAATTATTCAGGACTTATTACCCTATCTAATTCAGCAGTATCCTATCGCTACCAAAATTGGTATTGGTGGCATTTCAATGGGTGGATATGGTGCATCAAGACTTGCTTTAAAATATCCTCAAATATTTTCGGCAGCGTTCTTAATTTCACCTGCTGTTTGGAATATTAAACATATTCCTCATTTTATTCATAATTCTATTCATACATTTCAAGATGAACAACATAGTTGGTCAGAAAATTTCTACAATAAAATCTATCCGACTACTTATTTATCACCTATTTCAAATAAAATTAATTTTTATATTGAGAGTAGCAAAACAGATAACGTTGTTCCTATCGAAGATGTAATATGTTTTGCTCAAAAAGTTTCAAGCAACCAGAATCGTGTTCAACTAATAACTGATTCGTTTGGCGCCCACGAATGGAGCTATTGGCAAAAAGCAATAGTTCCAGCTTATATATGGATGATCGATCAATTAGAGCAGAAGAAAGGAGTGATAAATTAATGAATTTAAAAATTAAAAATATTACATGTTCCATTAAAAAAGTCCCATTAAAGAGACCGTTTATTACTGCCTTACACAAAGTCACAGAAATTGAAGGACTGAAAATTGTTGTTGAATTAAGCGACGGTCAAACAGGTACCGGAACTGCAACTCCTAATGAAAAAGTCACCGGCGACACCTTACAAAGCTCGTTAGATATTGTTAATCAAGTCATTAAACCTGCATTAATAAACCAAGACTTCAAAAATTGGAACAAACTTTTAACCACACTTCAAACCTGCATCGTTCATAATACTGCCGCAAAAGCAGCAATGGATATTGCCTTATATCAATTAAAGGCTAAAGAAAACAATGAATCTCTAGTCAACCTGCTTGGCAGTGAAAAAGGTAAATTAACAACCGACTATACAATTAGTATCGGTTCAGATGACCATATGGTTTCTGAAGCTAAATCCTTAGTTAAAGACGGCTTTACTGCTATCAAAATTAAATTAGGCAACAATTCTGTGAGTCATGATATTAAAACCATTCAAAAAATTAGTAAAGCGGTTGGTCCTGATATTTCCTTACGTATTGATTGCAATCAAGCCTGGAATTACAAAGACACTTTAAAAGCTAGTCGAATCTGGGCACAGGATAATTTAAATATTGATTTTATTGAGCAACCTGTTCTAAAAGACGCAATCTCAGATTTAACTTTATTAAGCGAAAATTCACCTTACCCAATTATGGCTGACGAAAGTGTCGCTTCATATCAAGATGCCATTAACTTAATCAAACATCACGCTTGTGACTACATCAACATTAAGTTAATGAAAACTGGTGGCTTATCAGAGGCAATCAAAATTAACGATTTAGCACAGGCTTGTGGTATTAAAACTATGGTTGGTTGCATGATTGAGCCGGTTGAAAGTATTGCCGCAGCTGCTGCATTTGCTGTTGCAAATAAAAATGTTAAATTTATTGATCTCGATTCAATTTTTATGGCTACACAAGATCCCGATCTTGGTAAGTATTTAAAAATTAAAAATAATGAAATTATTCTAAAGGACTAAGACAATGCAACTGGCCAAGATTCAAAAACAAATAGAAAATAATCCTTGGAAAACAGCAATTACTATTCGTAAAAATAATCAAACGATTTTTGAAACTTCAAACGCTAATATGGTTTTTAAATCAGCTTCATTAATAAAATTAGGGATTGCTCTTTATATTGAAGAAGAAAAGCCTGATACAATTGACAATACTCTTAACCTATCTAGTGATGATATTGTTGGAGGAGCTGGCATTATCAATAGGCTAAGCATTAAATCATGGCAGATTAGTGATTTATTAGACCTGATGTTATCTGTTTCTGATAATACAGCTACTAATGCTTTATTGAATTATTACAACATAAATACTATTAATGATTATTTACAGCAAAATTTTCCAAACATTTCTTTAGGTAGATTTTTAATGAAAAAAAGCACTAAAGAAAATACTTGTACAGCAAATTCTATGATGGACGTTTTTGAAAAGCTGCTTGCAGCCAATAACAAAGTTAGTCATGTAGTTCTCAATGCCTTAAAGCACCAAGAAGTAAGAAATAAACTAGTAGCTTACAGCAATCCTAAGTATGAAGTCTTCAATAAAACTGGCGAGTTATTACATGAGCAGCATGATATAGCACGCTTTAAAGCAAACGCTGATGTGATTGATTGCTGCGTATTAACCAATTATCAAAGTCAAAAAGATTATGAAAATATTTTAAATATGATGCAAAAGATCGGAAAAATACTTACACACTAGAAAGAAGTATTTACAATGGAAATTAAAAACTTAACTACGGAGCAACGGAACCCCGCGACTATGCACATTGATTCCATGTCAACTATCGACATGGTCAAAACTATTAATAAAGAAGATCAAAAAGTCGCTGTAGCAGTCGGAACTCAAGACGACAAAATTGCCCAGGCAATAGATGAGGCAGCTAAGCGCTATAGCAAAGGTGGACGTTTAATCTATATCGGTGCTGGAACAAGCGGCCGTCTTGGCGTTTTAGATGCTGCCGAATTAGTTCCTACCTACGGTATCAAACCAGAACGCGCAATCGGATTAATTGCTGGCGGTAAAGGTGCGATGTATGTTGCTGTCGAAGGTGCTGAAGATTCACAAGATCTAGCAAAAAGAGATTTAAAAGATCTTAAACTAAATAAAAACGATATCGTCTTAGGGCTTGCTGCCAGTGGCCGCACTCCATATGTAATTGGCGGTCTTGACTATGCTAAAGCCATAGGTGCTCTAACTATTTCCATTGCCTGTGTTAAAGACTCTAAGATAGGCCATCACGCCGATATAGCTATTGAAGCTGTTGTTGGACCTGAAGCGATTACCGGTTCAACTAGGATGAAAGCCGGAACTGCTCAAAAGATGATTTTGAATATGATTTCTACCGGTGTCATGATTAAGCAAGGAAAAGTCTTTGAAAATGTCATGATTGATGTTAAACCTACTAATTCTAAGCTAATTGATCGTGCCTGTCGCATTATTCAAACTACTACTGGTGTATCTACCCCAGAAGCTAGAAATACTCTTGAGAAGGCGAATAATGATGTTGGTTTAGCAATTGTGATGCTGAAAACTAATTCTGATCTTAATCAGGCTAAAAACTTATTAAAAGCAGAAAACGGAAATGTCGCAGAAGTTTTAAATAAGTAGCTTGCTAGCTAAACAGAAGGGGCTTATAATACCTACCATTGCAATATATCAATTTACAATGTGAGGTGAAATTATGAGTCCTTTTTTCTTATTCATTTATCTGATTTTTGGTGGAATTTTAGGTGGCCTTCTCTCAACAATTGCAAGTATGGCGTCCCTTGCCACTTATCCAGTCCTCCTTTCAGTTGGTATTCCCCCAGTTTATGCAAATACTACTAATGATGCAGCCTTAATCTGGACTGGTGTTGGATCAACTGCATCTTCACTTAAAGAACTAAAGGGTCACTGGAAACAAGTTAGTTTCTATTCAATTTTTACAATTATTGGATCAGCTTTAGGCTGTATGCTTTTAATTCAATTTCCCGGAAAAATATTTGAGAAGATTGTTCCCTTCTGTATCGCTTTTTCTGGTTTAATGATTTTATTCAGTGGAGAAATTCATCTTGGAAATGAAAGTGATCATCCTAATCGCTTAGTTCAAGCTCTATCACTTTTATGCTTATTGATTGCTGGAGCTTACGCTGGTTACTTCGGTGCTGCTAGTGGCGTTTTAATGTTAGTTATCTTGAATGCAATCAGTGACGACGATTTTCTGACTGTTAATGCTATGAAAAACATTATTGGCGCACTATCAAACTTGGTTGCGCTGATCATTTACATGTTTACTGAAAAAATTTATTGGAACGCTGCTATTCCCTTGGCAATTGGAGCGTTGATTGGTAGTTACTTTGGGCCACGTATCATGCGCCACATTCCGGTTAAGATCATTCGTTTGGTAATTGCTGTTTTAGCTCTCATTCAAGCTGCTTACTTTGCTTATACTGCATATAAATAAAAAAAGATTTTTATCTAGGAAAAATAAATTGGCTTTGCGTAATAAACATATGGGATGACTTCCTCAAATATTTAAAAGATGATAAATTTTATGAATCTTATCATACATATTCTGATCAAGATAGGTCAAAACAATTGCAGGATGGCGTGACAAAGATTATCATTAATTCACAAGTTTCAGCTGAAGGTCAGAGCGAAGATTTAAAAGCCTTGGCTAAATTAATGAACAATGAACCTGTGAATTTAAATAAACATTTTGATTACGCGCAAAGAAGAATTAAAGAAATTAACGAAGATCCAGAAACGAGGGAAAAGATCATACTTTACGAAACGAGAATGCTAGAACGTGAACAAGCTGCAGGAAAAGCTGGATATGAACAAGGAATGAGACATGGCGTTGAACAAGGAAAAGTGGATTCTGCTAAAATTATTCTCGAAAATCAATTGAATAATGGCAGAACTTTGGAACAAGCTACGGAATTTGTGAAAAAATTGAAGCTGATTTCTGATAAAGATCTCGAAAAATTGATCAAAATATATAAATAAAATTGTCAAAAAATAATTCTTAAAACAACAAAAGATTGATTAATCTGCGTTACTAAAACGTTGGTTAATCAATCTTTTTATTTTTTCTAATCTATATCATCGCAAGCGGCGTCTTTTCAGTCGGCTGTGGGAAGTCATTATCTATTAATTTTATTTCGTCTGATGTTAATTTGATATCTTGAGCAGCAATATTCTCCTTCATATGCTTAACCGTTCCCGCTTTAGGAATCGATAAAACATTACCATGTCTTAAAGTCCAAGCTAACATAATTTGGTGCGGAGTTACATTGTGCGCACGAGCTACTATTTTAAGATTATTAGTAATCCTAATCGAATCGCCTTTACCTGAGTTAAATGGAGAATACCCAATAAAACTGACGCTATGCTTTTCTTGCCAAGGTAAAACATCGTACTCTACCCCGCGTTCAGAAAGATTATACAGGTCTTCATTAGCAAAACAATCCTTGCCACCTGGAACACTAAACAGTTCTTCTAAGTCAGCTACATCAAAGTTAGATACACCCCAATGGCGAATTAAGCCTTCCTTTTGTAATTCTTTTAATCCACGTACTGTCTCAGATAAACGCTTATCGCCACGCCAATGAAGCAGATACAAGTCTAAATAATCAGTTCCTAGTCGTTTTAAACTCTTTTCTAAGCTCTGACGCTCTAA of the Lactobacillus gasseri ATCC 33323 = JCM 1131 genome contains:
- a CDS encoding sulfite exporter TauE/SafE family protein, producing the protein MSPFFLFIYLIFGGILGGLLSTIASMASLATYPVLLSVGIPPVYANTTNDAALIWTGVGSTASSLKELKGHWKQVSFYSIFTIIGSALGCMLLIQFPGKIFEKIVPFCIAFSGLMILFSGEIHLGNESDHPNRLVQALSLLCLLIAGAYAGYFGAASGVLMLVILNAISDDDFLTVNAMKNIIGALSNLVALIIYMFTEKIYWNAAIPLAIGALIGSYFGPRIMRHIPVKIIRLVIAVLALIQAAYFAYTAYK
- a CDS encoding aldo/keto reductase — encoded protein: MEKSFQENNLSGLGMGTWGIGEDASKKKDELAALRYGLDNGIKVIDTAEMYGEGKSEKLIGEAIKGYDRSQIFLISKFYPYHASPELERQSLEKSLKRLGTDYLDLYLLHWRGDKRLSETVRGLKELQKEGLIRHWGVSNFDVADLEELFSVPGGKDCFANEDLYNLSERGVEYDVLPWQEKHSVSFIGYSPFNSGKGDSIRITNNLKIVARAHNVTPHQIMLAWTLRHGNVLSIPKAGTVKHMKENIAAQDIKLTSDEIKLIDNDFPQPTEKTPLAMI